A region of the Arachis hypogaea cultivar Tifrunner chromosome 15, arahy.Tifrunner.gnm2.J5K5, whole genome shotgun sequence genome:
CTCAGATTGTGAACAGCACTTCCAgaaccaattataagcacaccTTCATCTTTAAGAGGTGTCAATGCCTTTCCCATGTTATAGTGATGAGTCCCATCCTTATCAGATTGAACAGACAATTGACATACCGGGATATCAGCTTCGGGGTACATCAACAAGAGTGGAACCCAAGCACCGTGATCAAGCCCTCTCCTCTTGTCTTCGTCGACACGGCCAAAACCGGATTTTTGAAGTAGTTCCTTCACCCTCCTTGCCAACTCTGGAGCCCCAGGTGCTGGATACTTAAGCTGTTGGCAAATTAAGCATATAAGCAATGAAGAGATTAAGATCATCATCCATGGATAACCGAGAACCATGCCAAATGACAAGCATTAGCATCATATGAAATGCCAAAAGCCGAACTTTTGAGACATAATTGTGTCAACAAAGTCATTGGCAAATCTTCAAGAAGAAATCATTTCTAGTATCTTAAAGCTATATTGCTAAATCCTAAACAATTGCATGTGAGTTTTCATAAATATATCAATTATCTAATgattctcaattatcaacttcacatgaaaataattaaaCGTGAGTCTCTACCATAAAAGAATCGGACAAATTCCAATGCAAGAAATAGGAATTACAACTAACTCGTGCACTTGGCTAAGATTTTTGGACCTATTGCAGGAATTTGACTAATCCGATTCGAATAACCAACAGAGTTTTTCATAGCTAAGTAAGTTTTTGGTTGCTCACGGTATCCTAAGGACTAATCTGTCGCGAATCTGAGATCAGCTCCATACACAAGGCAGGATTGGAACCACGATATTTGTTTAAGCATGTGAACTAACCACTCAACCAATCAAATCCAAGTTAATTATAGCTAAGTAAGTTGATGAACTAATTAAACAACTATATTccccaaaaaaaatatatatattttaagataAGAAAGAGTGCGAAACCTGGTACATGGGTTTAGGGAAGCCATAAAAGTCGTAAATGGTTTCGTTTCTCTGAACAACATTGACGGAGGGAACTGCTGTGTCCCAATGACCGGAGATAACAAGAATGGCAGAAGGTTTCTGCGGGAAAATCCGATTCCACGATTTAAGAACCTTCCTTATCTCAATCGAATCGTCAATGGCCAACGTTGGTGATCCATGTGATATGTAGAAAGTGTCCTTCAAACTCATCAAAGCCATTACCTTCTTTATAATTTCCAATCAACGAATCAAAACTATGAATATCTTTTCTTTCTGGATTCTTCTCTATCAATCTTTCTTTGTTCGGTTTTGAATATATATGACTTTGTGATGACTGTGTCTTATATATACAGAAATCGTTTATGGTTAATGACGTTAGGTTCCAACCACTTTCCGTCCCCGTCGTTGAATTTCAACACACGTTAATggaaattattattttagattctattatctattatcctattatatatttttaattttacacccaaaatgtgccacatgtaaTTGTAATTAGAATTAAATCTTTCCTtctaaagtcaccaaaaaaaaaaatctttccttctaaaattaagaaatttttccTTCTTCCAtaataattttacaaccaaaatgtgttaTATGTCATGTCACTCCTCGTtacaattgaaattaaatcttttcctccaaaattaaagaattaaagagttctcccctCTCTCATAccaattttacaaccaaaatgtatcACATGTCACTCATTCATTACAGttgaaatcaaatatttctcttcaaaattaaagagttcccCCCTTCTCCAtcttcctttctctatctctcttattctttcaactattctatctattttatatattataattaatatcaatgactaattactaatttgacaattaaaatgtgtaacatgacattctttaattgcattaaaattaaaattaaaatattaaaattgaaattgaaatatacatatattatgtatcatatattactatctaatttaataatcaaatgtgtcacatgacactatcttattaaaattgagcgaaaatatctttttccaaaatcaataaacccccttcctaaattctctcatctacctctcaatttttctatttctctctaccatttttaagctatatataatttatattttatattagtaattttgacaaatcaaaatatgtaatccaatattttttattacaattaaaataaatttttttttcaaaaattaacaaacttactctcactctcattctttattttatctttcgttctcttttctttcattctctatttttttacctttttgttctacagaaaacaaaattaacaaaataatataattcaaataaaaattattattattatatacatattttttaattttaaatatttaccaCTTATCTTtctagtttatatttttattttttttcaaatatttattacatataatttggagagaatactaatgttataattaaaagttagaatcaaaattcaattgtttaaaatattaattttgaattaattttataactatcaatataattttattatactaatatctaattatatttttatatatatagagaaaaaaatattatttttaaataataagtataaaaattaataatttttatttgtataatagACTTAatacctaattaaatataaaagtatagacgttaaattgttttaaattttagataacgaatgttaaaattaattgttaata
Encoded here:
- the LOC112751612 gene encoding extradiol ring-cleavage dioxygenase, encoding MALMSLKDTFYISHGSPTLAIDDSIEIRKVLKSWNRIFPQKPSAILVISGHWDTAVPSVNVVQRNETIYDFYGFPKPMYQLKYPAPGAPELARRVKELLQKSGFGRVDEDKRRGLDHGAWVPLLLMYPEADIPVCQLSVQSDKDGTHHYNMGKALTPLKDEGVLIIGSGSAVHNLRELRVHSGNTAVPWALEFDNWLKRALLEGRYEDVNNWDKKAPHAKKAHPWPDHFYPLHVAIGAAGGNPKAKVIHSNIELGSLSYASFQFTEVSDSCSA